AAACAAAGTACTAAAGGTTGAAAAAAAAACGGAAGGCATGGAAGCAGTTATTAAAAATGATATTACCACTATCAATAATGAACCTTTAGGTAGTGGTATTATTAAAATGCGCTGCGAAAAAGGTGTTATGCACTATGATTTACGGGCAATGCTGAACCCACAAAGCATGGCAGAATTTGAGGGCATGCAAATGCAAATGGAGAATACCACACTGGAACTTCCCTCAAATTTACAACCCGGTCAACAACTTTCTGAAGGGAATTTAAAGATGAAAATTAATAATAAAGGAATAAATATAGCTACTGTTGAATTAAAAATTTACAATAGAAATGTGAATGAATTCGAACAAATTACAACGGAAGCAGGAATTTTTGATACCTATAAAATTTCTTATAATACGGAAATGATAACTACTACCAGTATTCCTCTAAAAGTTTTAACCAGCACTGTGGAATGGTATTCTGTTAAGTATGGAATTGTACGATCAGAAACCTTTAATAGAAATGGAAAGCCAATTGGATATTCAGTATTGGTAGAATTTAAACAGTAATTTCAAATCCGGCATTTTCAAGCTCAATCCAAAATCCCGGGTATGACTTTTTAACAACCCCTGGATTTTTTATTCTTATTTCACCCAGCACTTCTGCAAGAGGGGCAAAGGCCATTGCCATTCGGTGATCCTGATAGGTTTCAATTGTTACATCCTGTTTGTTGATCTTATCCCCTAAAATTTCAATGTAATCGGCCCCACAAAGTGTTGCCACTCCTAGTTTTTCAAGTTCAGTGGACAATGCCGATATTCTATCAGTTTCTTTTATTCTCAGACTTGTAATTCCTGATAATATTCCTTTTATTCCTTTTGCAGCCATAGTTACTGCTACCGCTTGAGCAAGATCAGGGCAATTGGTGAAATCATAATCAAAGCGGTTTAAAATAGGCTGGGGAAGTTTTATTAAAACTGTATTCCCTGCTATTTCTTTAGATCGCACACCAAAATTTTTGAAAATTTCATCAAGTACGCTATCACCTTGTATAGTTTGTTTAGAAAGCCCTGACAAAGTGATTTCAGCCTCATAGGAAATAGCAACGAGTTCATACCAATAAGATGCAGCGCTCCAATCTTTTTCTACAATAATGTCTGCTGGTGTATATTCGCCTGATGCTACAGTAATTAAAGTATCCTTTTCGTGAATTTTAGCTCCACACTTTTTCATTAAATCTAAAGTCATTTCAATATAAGGAGCTGAAATCACCCTTCCTTTCAGGCTTATCACCAATCCATTTTCTAGATAAGGTGCAATCATAAGCATTGCGGAAACATATTGGCTGCTTATTGTGGAATTAATATCTACTTTTCCCCCTGATAGTTTTTTGCCTTTTATTTTTAGTGGTGGGAATCCTTTCTTTCCCAAAAATTGAATATCCGCACCAATGGAGCTTAACACCCTGATTAATTCCTTTACAGGCCTTTGCTTCATTCTTTCGGAACCAGTTAAAATCCTCTCTCCTTGAATTATTGAAAATAATGCAGCAAGAAAACGCATCACAGTTCCCGCATGTCCCACATCAAATGTAGGACCTTGTTCATCTAATAGGTTTTTAAGAACAATGGAATCTTCGGCATCAGAAGGATTGATTATATTTATTCTTCCTCCTGATAGTGCATTTATAATAAAAGCCCTGTTGGTTATACTTTTTGAGCCAGGTAAATTTACCCTGGACGAAACTTCCCCCTTTTTTCTTTTAATGTAAATTGCGTTTATCATTTTATAGATCTGAAGCAACCATTGCAGCGCGCATTTGATAAAAATTAAACGATTCAGATATTAGTTCCGTACTGCATTTATTGTTTACAACAGCATTTCCTGTTTTGGAAATTAGGGTAAACATTATTTGGCCGTTTTCATTCTTTTTATCCTGTTCCATAATTTCAATAAGTCGTTGTGGAATAACTTGATTAAAATTAACTGGTTTGTAAAATTTCAATAAAAAGTCACAGATTTCATCCAATTGGGTGTGTTCCAATCCTGCTTTTTTATACGATAAAAAGGCCTCGCAAAAAATGCCTGCAGCAACTGCCTCACCATGCAATAAGGGTTGTAACTCTGATTCAAGAAAAAATGTTTCAATGGCATGGCCTATTGTATGGCCAAAATTCAAGGATTTTCGAATGTTCTTCTCATGTGGATCCTTTAATACAATATTGTTTTTTATAACAACAGAACTATAAATTATACCCTCCCAGTCGGGATTTGCTGGTTTGAAATTTTTTATCTGGTTCCAATAGTTTTCATCAGCAATAAGTGCGTGTTTTATAACTTCGGCAAATCCTGAAAGAATTTGTTTTTTACTTAAGGTATTTAAATATGGAGGGTAAATGAATACTGCTTTTGGATTGGAAAATAATCCTACTTGATTCTTGAAATTATCAAGATCTAATCCTGTTTTGCCGCCTATTGAAGCATCTACTTGTGCAAGAAGAGTTGTAGGAATATTAATATAATCCATTCCTCTTTTAAATGTTGATGCTGCGAAACCTCCCAAATCAGATAAAACTCCTCCTCCAAGATTTACAATTAGGGACTTACGGTCTGCTTTCAGCTCTGTTAAGGCTTTCCACATTTGAATACAAATGTCAATAGTTTTATTTTCTTCCCCACTTTCAGTTTCAATTATTTCTGCTTTTTTTAATTTTTCAACCCGGGCAATTAATTCAGTAAGACAAAACTGCATGGTGTTTTCATCAACAAGGATAAAAATTTTACTGTAATTGTTACTTGCTAAATAATCATTAATTTGATTAAAAACATCTTTGCCAATGTAAACATTATAGGTATCTGATACTATTGTTTTCATGATTTTCACTTTGCAAATATCTGATATTTATTGTTATATACTTATTTTTATGTGCTGTGGTTCTTAATTGCAAAATTAATTAAGTTTAAGTATAAATTTAGCAATTTTTTGTATAAAATAACTGAAAAGAGAATGTACTACTAAAAGCCTGCTTTAATAATTTTCAGCCCTGATATCATTCTCAATTAAATTTGCTAATCTTTTGCTTTATGTAAAACATTTTTCTTGCACCTAAGCCTTTAGTATGAAGATTATTACTATCAATAATTTAGATTGAAATCATTTCTTTTATTTAGGAAAAAAAGGGAGTAAGCAAAGGTTGAAATTTTCATTGATTTTTCTTAAATTAGAATAAACATTTTTCTTAATTAAGGATAATTCCATTGTTGATTTTTACTTAATTTCGTAAAAAATTAATCTGGTAATTTGCTTTAACTTTTTTTATTCATGAGGTTTATTTTATTCATTTTAGTATTAATCACCCACATCTCACTATTTGTTTTTCCTTCAAAAGCTCAGCAATTAACACAAACTGTAAGAGGGCAGGTGATCGATCAACAATCCAAAGCCACACTAATAGGTGCTAATATAGTGTTATTAGATTCCACCCAATTTATTGGAGCAGCAACAGACATAGAGGGTAAATTTCGATTGGAAAGGGTGCCGGTAGGTAGGCATAAACTTAAAATTTCTTACCTTGGATACAAGGAAATAGTTCTTAATATTATTGTTGGTTCAGGAAAAGAGATCGTGTTAAATATTGAAATGGATGAATCAGTTCTAATGGGTAGAGAAGTGGTTATATCCGCGGAAAAAGAAAAAAGTAAGGCCAACAATGAAATGACATCAGTTAGTGCTCGCTCTTTCACAATTGAAGAAACAAACAGATATGCAGGCAGTATGGGTGATCCTGCTCGTATGGCTGCTAATTATGCAGGAGTTTTAGGTTCAAGTGACAATACAAGGAATGATATTATTATTAGAGGCAATTCACCAACAGGAGTGTTATGGCGGCTGGAAGGGGTTGATATTCCCAATCCCAATCATTTTGCCTTGTTTGGTACAACTGGTGGACCTGTAAGCATTTTAAACAATAACGTGTTAAGCAATTCTGACTTTATTACCGGGGCTTTTCCTGCAGAATACGGCAATGCAGTGGCTGGTGTTTTTGATTTAAAAATGCGAACTGGAAATAATGAGAAAAGAGAATTTATGGGACAGCTCGGTTTCAATGGACTTGAAGCTGGTGCGGAGGGACCAATCAATAAAAAGAAGAATTCCTCCTACTTAATTAATTACAGGTATTCAACTATGGAACTTTTTAGCCTGGCTGGAATTAGTTTTGGAACCAATGCAATCCCCTATTACCAGGATCTCTCATTCAAATTTAATTTCCCAAAAACAAAAATAGGAAGTATTGCCCTTTTTGGAATAGCTGGTGCCAGTCGCATTGCAATTTTAGACAGTGAAAGAGACACAACTAATTTCTCCTTCGGGAATGCAGGAAATGATGTGTCTTTTGCCAGTAATATGGCAGTTGGTGGGCTTTCTCATACATACCTTATTAATAGTACAACCTATACACAATTGGTAATTGCTGGATCAGGAAGCATAATGGATATTAAAAGTGATTCAGTGAATT
This is a stretch of genomic DNA from Bacteroidota bacterium. It encodes these proteins:
- a CDS encoding 3-phosphoshikimate 1-carboxyvinyltransferase, encoding MINAIYIKRKKGEVSSRVNLPGSKSITNRAFIINALSGGRINIINPSDAEDSIVLKNLLDEQGPTFDVGHAGTVMRFLAALFSIIQGERILTGSERMKQRPVKELIRVLSSIGADIQFLGKKGFPPLKIKGKKLSGGKVDINSTISSQYVSAMLMIAPYLENGLVISLKGRVISAPYIEMTLDLMKKCGAKIHEKDTLITVASGEYTPADIIVEKDWSAASYWYELVAISYEAEITLSGLSKQTIQGDSVLDEIFKNFGVRSKEIAGNTVLIKLPQPILNRFDYDFTNCPDLAQAVAVTMAAKGIKGILSGITSLRIKETDRISALSTELEKLGVATLCGADYIEILGDKINKQDVTIETYQDHRMAMAFAPLAEVLGEIRIKNPGVVKKSYPGFWIELENAGFEITV
- the aroB gene encoding 3-dehydroquinate synthase, which gives rise to MKTIVSDTYNVYIGKDVFNQINDYLASNNYSKIFILVDENTMQFCLTELIARVEKLKKAEIIETESGEENKTIDICIQMWKALTELKADRKSLIVNLGGGVLSDLGGFAASTFKRGMDYINIPTTLLAQVDASIGGKTGLDLDNFKNQVGLFSNPKAVFIYPPYLNTLSKKQILSGFAEVIKHALIADENYWNQIKNFKPANPDWEGIIYSSVVIKNNIVLKDPHEKNIRKSLNFGHTIGHAIETFFLESELQPLLHGEAVAAGIFCEAFLSYKKAGLEHTQLDEICDFLLKFYKPVNFNQVIPQRLIEIMEQDKKNENGQIMFTLISKTGNAVVNNKCSTELISESFNFYQMRAAMVASDL
- a CDS encoding TonB-dependent receptor → MRFILFILVLITHISLFVFPSKAQQLTQTVRGQVIDQQSKATLIGANIVLLDSTQFIGAATDIEGKFRLERVPVGRHKLKISYLGYKEIVLNIIVGSGKEIVLNIEMDESVLMGREVVISAEKEKSKANNEMTSVSARSFTIEETNRYAGSMGDPARMAANYAGVLGSSDNTRNDIIIRGNSPTGVLWRLEGVDIPNPNHFALFGTTGGPVSILNNNVLSNSDFITGAFPAEYGNAVAGVFDLKMRTGNNEKREFMGQLGFNGLEAGAEGPINKKKNSSYLINYRYSTMELFSLAGISFGTNAIPYYQDLSFKFNFPKTKIGSIALFGIAGASRIAILDSERDTTNFSFGNAGNDVSFASNMAVGGLSHTYLINSTTYTQLVIAGSGSIMDIKSDSVNFDKTTVPIYRNESNQGKCTTNFFLNKKLNSQHNFKTGFIIDRINFNLVDSFLNIDINQFITSRNYQGHSYLLQPHFQWKYKITNSLVFNGGLHYQHYFFNNSNSLEPRAGLSWNFKPFQTLSIAYGLHSQLQMGYAYVNQVQLGDGNYVKPNENMGFTKSRHYVLAYDHLLSENLRLKFETYYQEIFDVPIDRNNSNSFSMLNLGADYDLYFPDSLINNGTGTNYGLELTVEKFFSNKYYYLFTTSLFESKYIGSDGVQRNTSFNGNWIANVLVGKEFKVGNKENKSKVFTIDAKVINAGGRRYTPIDLELSEKFGSAVYIDSKAYTLRYPDFFRADLKIGFRFYRKKLTQYFALDIQNVLNTKNIQVRIYDKSTNSLRTEYQLGFFPVALYKIEF